Part of the Parcubacteria group bacterium CG10_big_fil_rev_8_21_14_0_10_36_14 genome is shown below.
TTGCAACAATAGATGGCGTCGTTCTTTGTCCCTCCTTATTTTCCAAAACCTTTGGGCTACCGCCCTCTACAACAGACATACAGCTGTTTGTTGTTCCTAAGTCTATTCCTAGTATTTTTGACATATTAATTTATTGTTCGACCTTGTCGAGAACTACACTCGGTACTTCTCCACAAAGTCGAAGATTATTTATTTTTAAGTTATTTTGTCGCGAAGCGACTCCTCCATTTATAATTTGTAATTATTAATTTAGAATTAATTTTTTCTCCTCCGAATTAATTATTTAGCTTCCTAATCGCAAGGCGACACCTTCATTCGTAATTATTCTCTCTCTCCCACAACTACTCTCGCCGGTCTAATTATTCTCTCATCTTTCTTATATCCATCAACAAGCACTTTTACTATTTTATTTCCATCTCCAACACGTTCTACTGCTTCTGCAAGCGCAGGATTAAATTCTTCTCCCAATAAATCCATTTTTTCCACTCCACGCTGGTGCAATAAATCTTCAAACTGCTTTTTGATATGTTCTATCCCCTGCTTCCACGCAGAATCTTTTTCAATGGCGTTTAATGCAGAATTTAGATTATCCAAAACAGGCAAAAAGTCGCAAATCAAATTTTCTTCTACTAATCCGTGCAAAACAGATTTTTCCTTTGCAATTTCCTTTTCTCTATTTTCATAATCAGCCTTCATCCGCAAAGCAAGGTTCTTCCATTCTAATAATTCATCATTTTTTGGTTGTGTTTTTTTATTTTCTTTTGACATAATTATTTTACTCTTGACATTTCTTAATAATTGTGATATGCTTTTTTCAGAAAAAGGAGGAGCCAATGTCAACCTATGAACGCCATCGTCAAGCCATCGAAGATCATTTGCAAGGGCGTCCGCCAACCAAACAAAGGGGATGCCGTTCAATGATACTTTGCAGCTTCAACCCGCTGTTGGATACTTTACAAGTGGCAATGGAATGTACGATGACACTACTTTTGCTACCGAAGAGCAGTGGGATGCATTGCGTACAGAATTTCTTTTCTGATTTATGAGCCCCATGGGCTCTTTTTTATTTTCAAATTATCGCAATGCGTTACCCCTCTTCCTAATTCCTATTCATACAGCATTTCCTTCAAAAATTCCAACATACTTGCGTTTTCATCATAGTCCATTCTCATTAATCCCATGACAACTACCAGATGATCGTCTATCTTTGCCAAAATACTGGCGCATTGTCCTCCAAAAGGATTATTTTTTCCCAAAATAACATGAACCTTATGGTCATTAATTTTGTAATATGTGGAATGCATCACATCATTCATCTTGTCTACCATATTCCCCATATTTACCTGCAAGCCAGCAAGTTCCGGTTTTTCAAATAAATTGCTAAAGCCAGTGTAATATATATCATCTGCGCCAAAAGCAACAATTACCGTTTCTCCGCTGATAGTGGCAATCTCTTTTGCCAAGAGTTTATACATTTCGCGTTTATCAACTTTATAATTCTTTTTTATCTTTCGGAGCGCAGTGGCAGCATTATTATTCAAAGGGTGCACTTCCATTAAATTATCTACATAAAATTGATAGCCGGCTTCTGTCGGCGTTCTGCCGGCAGAAGTATGTGGCTGACGCAAAAGACCGCGTTCTTCCATTTCTGCCATATCATTCCGTATTGTAGCAGGGCTCATATCTAGCCCTGTTTTAGAAACCAAAAGATTAGAGCCAACCGGAACTCCTGTTTTTATATGTTCTTTTATTAGTTCTTTTAATATTCTTTGCTGTCTGCTTTTCATATTAGCAGTCGAATGATTAGAGTGCTAATTCAATATTAGCAAAAGGTAAAATTCTTGTCAAGAGTTTCTATTAATAGTAATATATCCTTATCCGTTCATTATAATTTATAGGCAAATCCGGAAGGAGAAGGAAATGTCTTGTGAAAAAGACAGAAATAAAAATACTACGCAAAAAGGTGTGTGCAAAGTAATACCTAAACCAAGAATCAAAATAATTGATATCGCAAAAGAATTGGAGCTAAAAAACGCTCTGGCGCAATTTGACCGTTGGGTCGCAACAAACAATGCCAGAATAATTGATGTTTTTGGCATCTGGAGCAGAAGGTTTGAGTTGGCAATCGCAGTAGAAACTTCATCTGTAAAATCAAAAATAAGATATGAAATTATTGGTAAAGACAGATGTTTCACCCGCGCTCTCGCCCGATACGAACAGTGGATAAAGGCTCAAAAAAATATTAATATTATTTCTACGGCTGTTTTTAGCCATATGTTCATTGAAATCGTTGTCTTTTTTGAAGATTTTGAAGAAGCTCCAAAAAATCGTGCCGGCTTCATTTAAAAAATCTTAATTAAAAAATCCCGATACAACTCGGGATTAATTTTTTATCCGATCGCTCGGAATTGGCGACGGATTTCCGCTGTAATCAGCAATTTCTATTCCACCTTTGTTTTCTCTGTTTACAAAATGCACTGCTTCCAAAAGACCTTTAATGCTTTTCTTCATATGCAACCGCAAATTAGGGTCAATAGAAAAAAATTGGTCATAAAAGTCAATCAAGTCCTTCGCCTCTCCAAAAAAGCTGAAAATTGAAGCCCATCGCCTATACAATATTGTCTGCGATACAAAGGGCAACGCTTCGGCATAAAAAAACAAAACTCCTATCATACGAAAAATCTCCGCATCTTCTCCGATTTCCAAAAGATTTTTGCATATTAAATGTTTTTGGTCATCTCTGAGTTTATTTTTTGCTTTTCTATCCTCTACTCCGGCTCGATGCTCTTCGGTTATAAAAGATAAGAATATAAAGTAAACAACATAAAAATTATCTGACATCAAAAGGCGCTTGACCAAATAAGGAAGATTGACGGAAAAATATAGAATTATCGCTAAGCACAAAAATTCTATTCTTGCGCTGTCTGCTACTTTTTTTTCAATGCTTGTTTTTATTGCCTTCAATACCGCCTCGCGCTGAAGTTCTCTCTCACGATCTTTATACCAAAAATATATGGCTTTTTGTAACAAATTCTTTTTTATTTCCGGCTCATTCGCAATAGCATCTTCAAAAAAAGCGTATAATCCATCCAATGCTTCAATATGCGGATGCTTATATTCTTCCATTTTCTCCTCTTCTTTCAATGTGCTGTCTTTTTTATAACATAAATCTCTTATTTTTTCAAGACGATTATGCTATTCTTTCCTTTTTTATATTTTAGAACTAGAAAACCGGCCTGTTTTGCCAAACGAACCAATTCGCTTTTTGTAAAATGATGATAGTAGCGAGGCGTAGCCTGAAAATTAATCCAAAAATCGCCTGCATCCAAATCCTTGTGCCGAAAGAAAAAATCAGCCAAACGAAGTTTATATTTTTTAATCAAGCGCCATTGCCATAAATTCCAATTTGTTAAAAACAAAATTCCTTTTGGCTTTAAAACACGATACATTTCTTTTAAAACCGCGAGACGCAATTCCTCACTCGGGATATGATGCAAAAACGCTACACCGGATATAAAATCAAA
Proteins encoded:
- the grpE gene encoding nucleotide exchange factor GrpE, with product MNGIPFVWLADALANDLRWLDDGVHRLTLAPPFSEKSISQLLRNVKSKIIMSKENKKTQPKNDELLEWKNLALRMKADYENREKEIAKEKSVLHGLVEENLICDFLPVLDNLNSALNAIEKDSAWKQGIEHIKKQFEDLLHQRGVEKMDLLGEEFNPALAEAVERVGDGNKIVKVLVDGYKKDERIIRPARVVVGERE